In one window of Leptospira sp. WS92.C1 DNA:
- a CDS encoding cytochrome c, with protein MKYYKSLIFLLVAVLLWNCESKTPPLEYFPDMADSPAREAQEADPIAKDGSSSRIPPKGAVPVGYYPYEYLGLDVSQLPNRGLANPFKDDLANLQKGEAKYQTYCSPCHGVRGAGNGTIVGPAPRIGFPVPAVISPKIKGYSDGQIYHVVTAGWGRMKSYASQVSPEDRWKIVLYVRKLQEYDNRTKKDVARN; from the coding sequence ATGAAATATTATAAATCGCTGATTTTCCTTTTGGTCGCTGTTCTTCTTTGGAACTGCGAGTCCAAAACTCCTCCTCTGGAATACTTTCCGGACATGGCGGATTCTCCGGCAAGAGAAGCTCAGGAAGCGGATCCGATTGCAAAAGACGGATCTTCCTCCAGAATTCCTCCGAAAGGAGCGGTTCCGGTGGGATACTATCCGTATGAGTATCTCGGATTGGACGTATCACAATTGCCGAATAGAGGACTTGCAAATCCTTTTAAAGACGATTTGGCAAATCTCCAAAAGGGAGAGGCTAAATACCAAACCTACTGTTCTCCTTGCCACGGTGTAAGAGGAGCGGGGAATGGAACCATCGTAGGGCCTGCTCCAAGAATCGGATTTCCGGTTCCCGCGGTGATTTCCCCTAAGATCAAAGGATATTCCGACGGACAGATCTATCACGTAGTGACCGCGGGTTGGGGAAGAATGAAAAGTTATGCTTCTCAAGTTTCTCCGGAAGACCGCTGGAAGATCGTTCTCTATGTGAGAAAACTCCAGGAATACGACAACAGAACAAAAAAAGACGTGGCTAGGAATTAA
- a CDS encoding DUF3341 domain-containing protein: MYKPHKEQFHSFQETSSGVFGLFDSPAEIIAAATKTKEKNYTGFDCFTPYPVHGLDDAMGVPRSGLPWVTFFLGLFGCTVGFGMQYLTHKFDWPLNISGKNLNAWFAYIPITFEFTIFMAGVGTAAAMFFLTGLPKINRKILHPDITTDKFALWIPSSSKGYKEDEVVSFIKGLGGKNVEVVK, translated from the coding sequence ATGTATAAACCTCATAAAGAACAATTTCATTCCTTTCAAGAAACAAGCTCGGGTGTATTCGGGCTTTTTGATTCGCCCGCGGAAATCATTGCAGCGGCGACCAAAACAAAAGAGAAGAATTATACCGGTTTTGATTGTTTCACTCCGTATCCGGTTCACGGATTGGACGACGCGATGGGAGTTCCGCGTTCCGGTCTTCCTTGGGTGACTTTTTTCCTGGGACTTTTCGGATGCACCGTAGGTTTTGGAATGCAGTATCTTACCCACAAGTTCGATTGGCCTTTGAATATTTCCGGAAAGAATCTAAACGCTTGGTTTGCATACATTCCGATTACGTTTGAATTCACGATCTTTATGGCCGGGGTCGGAACTGCGGCGGCGATGTTCTTTTTAACCGGACTTCCAAAAATCAATCGGAAAATTCTACATCCGGACATCACTACCGATAAGTTTGCACTCTGGATCCCATCTTCTTCCAAAGGATATAAGGAAGACGAAGTGGTTAGCTTTATCAAGGGCCTTGGCGGAAAGAACGTCGAGGTTGTGAAATAG